One Ictalurus furcatus strain D&B chromosome 24, Billie_1.0, whole genome shotgun sequence DNA segment encodes these proteins:
- the mbpa gene encoding myelin basic protein — MATAGTSGLGRKKKAPGLMDQIGRFFGGDKKKRGKGSFRGHLSSSPPRPQHSSSRRRGDVNPVLHFFRSFVSSPRPKSRWRELLGLASPSPRGSESIRSPHRRRREQNTLSRIFNLGESRSRSPPKRWSTIF, encoded by the exons ATGGCAACTGCAGGCACCTCAGGGCTGGGACGCAAGAAGAAGGCTCCTGGTCTCATGGATCAGATTGGCAGGTTCTTTGGAGGTGATAAGAAGAAAAGAGGGAAG GGTTCATTCCGTGGTCACCTGTCTTCCTCACCCCCAAGACCTCAGCATTCCTCATCCCGACGCCGTGGAGATGTGAACCCAGTCCTTCATTTCTTCAGGAGCTTT GTGTCCTCTCCTCGCCCTAAGTCAAGG TGGAGGGAACTCTTGGGCCTG GCTTCACCATCGCCGCGTGGTTCAGAGAGTATCAGATCACCGCACAGACGCCGAAGAGAACAGAACACGCTCTCCAGAATCTTCAACCTG GGAGAAAGTAGATCTCGTTCTCCACCCAAACGCTGGAGTACCATCTTCTGA